A part of Clostridia bacterium genomic DNA contains:
- a CDS encoding aminopeptidase, producing the protein MPKSPGQELFERLGRKTPNVWEKVKDAEREAIFTFAEGYKSFLTRAKTERLAAKEILRLAAEAGVRPLEGIEPGQPPAAGAKFSLVNRGKEIALIAWGREPLASGLVLVGAHLDSPRLDLKPRPLYESQGLALLKTHYYGGIKKYQWVAMPLALYGVVIKATGETLELCIGEDPGDPAFTITDLLPHLAKDQVKRLLMEGIAGEELNVLVGSIPYADEDVKEKVKLAVLDYLNRQYGLVEEDFISAELELVPAGPARDLGWDRSLVAGYGQDDRSSAYAGLRAFLDLEAPAHTAVLLLVDKEEIGSIGNTAAQSNFLQLVVDRLSACEGKQTSVREILRRSRALSADVAAAQDPTWEDVMDKYNAARLGGGVVLSKYTGAGGKYNANDAHAEYVAQIRQLFNANQVIWQTGELGKVDQGGGGTIAGYLANLGLEVVDCGPALLGMHSPFEVSSKADIYMSYRAYQAFFNS; encoded by the coding sequence ATCCCAAAGAGTCCCGGTCAAGAGCTTTTTGAGCGGTTGGGGCGCAAGACCCCTAACGTATGGGAAAAGGTTAAAGATGCGGAAAGGGAAGCCATCTTCACATTTGCCGAGGGCTATAAATCTTTCTTGACTCGAGCTAAAACTGAAAGGTTAGCAGCCAAGGAGATCTTGCGACTAGCTGCCGAAGCTGGCGTTCGTCCCCTTGAGGGAATAGAGCCAGGGCAGCCGCCGGCAGCGGGCGCCAAGTTTTCTTTGGTAAACCGGGGAAAAGAAATAGCCCTAATAGCATGGGGCCGAGAACCTTTGGCTTCGGGCTTGGTACTGGTAGGAGCCCACCTTGACTCTCCCCGGTTGGATCTCAAGCCCCGGCCTCTTTACGAGAGCCAAGGCTTGGCGCTATTAAAGACGCACTACTATGGCGGGATTAAGAAATATCAATGGGTGGCTATGCCTTTGGCCTTGTATGGAGTGGTAATTAAGGCCACTGGCGAGACCTTGGAGCTCTGCATCGGCGAAGATCCTGGTGACCCTGCCTTTACCATTACCGATCTTTTGCCGCACCTGGCCAAAGACCAAGTAAAGCGCCTGCTTATGGAAGGAATTGCTGGCGAGGAGCTCAACGTGTTGGTAGGGAGCATACCTTATGCTGACGAGGACGTCAAAGAGAAGGTAAAGCTGGCTGTCCTAGATTACCTAAATAGGCAGTATGGGTTGGTAGAAGAAGACTTTATCAGCGCTGAATTGGAGTTAGTACCGGCGGGACCGGCGCGGGATCTAGGGTGGGACCGGAGCTTGGTGGCTGGTTATGGCCAAGACGATCGCTCTTCGGCTTATGCTGGCCTCCGGGCATTCTTGGATCTGGAGGCTCCTGCCCATACGGCGGTGCTGCTGTTGGTGGACAAAGAGGAGATTGGTAGCATTGGCAATACTGCCGCTCAGTCCAACTTTTTGCAGCTGGTGGTGGACCGCTTAAGCGCCTGCGAAGGAAAGCAAACTTCGGTGCGGGAAATCCTCCGCCGGTCTAGGGCGCTTTCGGCTGACGTGGCCGCAGCCCAAGATCCAACCTGGGAGGACGTAATGGATAAATATAATGCCGCTAGGCTGGGCGGTGGAGTAGTGCTTTCCAAGTATACCGGAGCCGGAGGCAAGTACAACGCCAATGATGCTCATGCTGAATACGTAGCCCAAATTCGCCAGCTCTTTAACGCCAACCAAGTGATATGGCAAACCGGAGAGTTGGGAAAAGTCGATCAAGGTGGTGGCGGCACCATCGCTGGGTACT
- a CDS encoding CvpA family protein — protein sequence MNYADIILGGILLLGTIAGFRQGLVRALGGFVGSIATIILALLGAPSLAGWLNQKWQLATKLSGWFPLLHPAGGKPLTPSSEVPDWLKSYVGTYVIPPKPVSHGLADFLVTALAFLIILVVAGYVLRLVIGVVDRGVRFTPAGFLNAWGGALVGLVTTALAMAVFVGLTLPFLTSPRGSAIGLGPEVTGQLHRSTILPYLVQIFSWMVAQIGGLW from the coding sequence ATGAATTACGCCGATATCATTTTAGGAGGTATATTGCTGCTCGGGACCATTGCCGGGTTCCGGCAGGGACTGGTCAGGGCGTTGGGTGGTTTTGTGGGGAGCATTGCTACTATCATCCTTGCTCTTTTAGGCGCACCCTCTTTGGCCGGCTGGCTCAATCAGAAATGGCAGCTGGCAACTAAGCTGTCAGGCTGGTTTCCGCTTCTGCACCCGGCCGGCGGTAAGCCTTTAACGCCCAGTTCCGAGGTGCCGGACTGGTTGAAAAGCTATGTAGGCACTTATGTAATACCGCCGAAGCCGGTCAGCCACGGACTGGCGGATTTCTTGGTCACTGCTTTGGCCTTTCTTATCATTTTGGTAGTGGCCGGATATGTACTGCGCCTGGTCATCGGCGTTGTCGACCGGGGTGTTCGGTTTACTCCGGCGGGATTCCTAAACGCTTGGGGAGGAGCCTTGGTCGGACTGGTGACTACTGCCTTGGCTATGGCGGTATTTGTAGGCTTAACGCTGCCGTTTTTGACTTCCCCTAGGGGAAGCGCCATAGGGTTAGGTCCGGAAGTCACCGGGCAGTTGCATCGCTCCACTATTCTGCCTTATCTGGTCCAAATCTTTAGCTGGATGGTAGCCCAAATAGGTGGACTCTGGTAA